CGGCTCTACCTGCCGGCCGTCATGGACCCGATCTACGGCTTCCAGGCGGTCAACGTGGAGGCCCAGCAGCGCCACGAGGGCTCCCTGCTGCACTTCACCCGCAAGATGCTGCAGATCCGCCGCAAGCACCCGGTCTTCGGCACGGGCGCGTACACGGAGATGTGGTCCTCCAACCCGTCGGTGCTCACGTTCGTCCGCGAGGACGGCGACGACGTGATGCTGTGCGTCAACAACCTGTCGAAGTACCCGCAGCCGGTGGAGCTGGACCTGCGCCGCTTCGAGGGCATGACGCCGGTCGAGGCGCGCGGCGGCGTGCAGTTCCCGCCGGTCGGCCAGCTGCCGTACCTGCTGACGCTGCCGGGCCACGGCTTCTACTGGTTCTCGCTCAAGCGCGGCGCGGCCGCCCGCAGGGAGTCGGCGGAGGTCGTCAGCGAGCGGTGACCGGCACCTGGGCACGGGCCGCGCGGCGCGCGGGGATGAGCGCCACCGCGAGGGCCGTGCCCACCGCCGTCAGCAGCGCGATCGCCAGCGTCAGCGCCGAGGGGGCGCGGCCGATGCCCGCCCCCACCCCGCTGGTGGCGCCCTGGTAGTCGATCAGGCCCGTCACCACCGACATGCCGGCCGCCGCGCCCGCGGCGACGCCGAGCACCACCAGCAGGCCCGTGCCGGTCACCAGCGTGGCCATGACCTGGCGCGGCGTCAGCCCCATGGCCTTCAGCACGGCCAGGTCCAGCGCGTGGTCGCGCAGGCCCAGCCCGACGGCGGTGAGCAGGTTGGCCAGGCCGATGAGGGCGAGCACCGCGATCAGCGCCACGATGATCACCCGGATGATCGACAACCGGTCGGCCGGGTTGACCGCCACCTGCACGTCCAGGCCCTCGGCCGACTCGGCCAGCAGCCGTCCCCGCACCTCGGCGGTGTCGGCGCCCGGCTTGAGGGCGAGGGCGTAGAACTCCGGCGGCACCGAGTCCTTGGCCGCCAGGCTGTCCAGCCCGACCGACAGCACCTCGCCGTCCAGGTCGGGCTCGACGTTGCGGCCCACGATCCGCACGATCAGCGGCGTGCCGCCCACGGTGAGCCGCACCCGGTCGCCGATCCTGACCCCCAGCAGGTCGAGCAGGCCCTGCCCGGCCACGGCCTCGCCGGGACGGCCGTACATGCGCCCCTCGACCACCGGGAACGGGTACGGCCGCGCGGAGGCCCCGATGGCCCGCACCCGGACCGAGCGGGCCTCTCCCGGTGCCAGGGCGTTGACCTCGGTGCCGGGGTAGACCGCGGCCACCTCGGGATCGCCCTCGGCGATGCGCTTGGCCTCGGCGGGCTCCATCTTGCCCGGGCGGACGTACAGGGAGGCGTGCTGGCCCACCTGCTCGGGATGGTCGGCGAAGTCGTCCAGCGTGGCCCACACGCCCAGCCCGATGGTGATCATCATCATCGGCACGGCCAGCCCAAACGCCGTCAGGAAGGCCGGCGTGCGCCGGGTGAAGGCGTCGCGGGTGCCGAGCACGAGCGCGGGCGGCAGGCGTACCAGGAGGGCCAGCCGGGCCAGCCTGGACAGCCGGCCGCGCGGCGGCCCGGCCGGCACGTCGGGGATGGGCGGCGTGCGCCCGCCGCGCCAGGCGGGCAGCCCCACGGCGGCGAGCACGACCAGCGCCGTGCCGCCGATGATGGCCAGCACCGGCACGGGCGCGACCGAGGTGCCGCCCAGCACCAGCGCCATCACGCCCCAGCCGGCGAGCGCGCCCGCGCCGACGCCGATCAGGCCGAGCGCGCCGTGCTCGACCAGCAGCAGCAGCGCCACCTGGCCCCTGGTGAAGCCCAGGGACTTCAGCGTGGCCAGGTCGCGGAGCTGGGTGAGCACCCGGCCGCCGGCCGCGTTGGCCAGCGCC
The Actinomadura luzonensis genome window above contains:
- a CDS encoding ABC transporter permease, with the protein product MSTARAGSRWIRADLRARKGQAVLTVLAVAGIVAALITAATLLEDGTNPWRSLFGQTDGAHVWLYTDDSPDVSLAGIDGVTQVAGPYRAAPVTVAQDGKKEPAALRAMPAALPRVAHPVVAEGRWLDPAQPDGVVVERSFAETLRLRVGAPFTIIALDGKRHTLYVRGIADSAEQGFYPQWTPGLAYVLPLMLDRIEPMLGRSEWVTGLRLADPDATQVVAQRVVVMLEDKLQRVYTWREVRAAMELDNRLLGTLLALFGVVGLVAAALALANAAGGRVLTQLRDLATLKSLGFTRGQVALLLLVEHGALGLIGVGAGALAGWGVMALVLGGTSVAPVPVLAIIGGTALVVLAAVGLPAWRGGRTPPIPDVPAGPPRGRLSRLARLALLVRLPPALVLGTRDAFTRRTPAFLTAFGLAVPMMMITIGLGVWATLDDFADHPEQVGQHASLYVRPGKMEPAEAKRIAEGDPEVAAVYPGTEVNALAPGEARSVRVRAIGASARPYPFPVVEGRMYGRPGEAVAGQGLLDLLGVRIGDRVRLTVGGTPLIVRIVGRNVEPDLDGEVLSVGLDSLAAKDSVPPEFYALALKPGADTAEVRGRLLAESAEGLDVQVAVNPADRLSIIRVIIVALIAVLALIGLANLLTAVGLGLRDHALDLAVLKAMGLTPRQVMATLVTGTGLLVVLGVAAGAAAGMSVVTGLIDYQGATSGVGAGIGRAPSALTLAIALLTAVGTALAVALIPARRAARAQVPVTAR